A stretch of the Vigna radiata var. radiata cultivar VC1973A chromosome 7, Vradiata_ver6, whole genome shotgun sequence genome encodes the following:
- the LOC106769529 gene encoding aldehyde dehydrogenase family 3 member H1 isoform X2, whose protein sequence is MHAAWNDFKILVLDITTKDLSASCPTMTSLCLGPFLAVSDPVSSRAFGGHITRKCFPKQVHFHSRSVVFSSILCSATLSVLPELEEKQIFDGEKANLLVRDLRKGFDSGRTKSYEWRVSQLEAIIKMLKEREKEITEALYKDLAKPQLEAFISEVSQAKSSCSEALKELKQWMKPERVSTSITTFPSSAEILPEPLGVVLVISTWNFPFLLSMDPVIGAISAGNAVVLKPSEVAPATSSLLANLVEQYLDNSAIRVVEGAVPETTALLEQKWDKILYTGSARVGRIVLAAAAKHLTPVILELGGKCPAVVESDVNLQVTARRIIAGKWACNSGQACIAVDYVITRKEFAPKLISALKDELEEFFGKDPLESKDMSRIVSSNQFARLVKLLDEDKVSDKIVLGGQRDEKKLKISPTIILGVPEDALVMQEEIFGPILPIITVDNIEDCYSIIKSRPKPLAAYLFTNNEQLKKDYVDKISSGGILINDAVIHVATRGLPFGGVEESGMGCYHGKFSFDSFSHRKSVLYRSFDADSSIRYPPYTPQKEKLLKAIISGNIVQIILALFGWS, encoded by the exons ATGCATGCTGCATGGAACG attttaaaattttagttttagacATCACTACCAAAGATTTATCTGCTTCTTGTCCTACCATGACAAGCCTCTGCCTTGGGCCGTTCCTTGCTGTTAG TGACCCAGTTAGTTCAAGAGCCTTTGGAGGCCATATAACCAGAAAGTGCTTCCCCAAGCAAGTTCATTTCCACTCCCGTTCTGTTGTTTTCTCTTCAATCTT ATGTTCTGCAACTCTATCAGTATTGCCAGAATTAGAAGAGAAGCAGATATTTGATGGAGAGAAGGCTAATTTGCTTGTTAGAGATCTCAGAAAGGGCTTTGATTCAGGCAGGACAAAGAGTTATGAATGGAGGGTTTCCCAGTTGGAGGCCATTATTAAGATGttaaaagagagagagaaggaaatTACTGAAGCTCTATATAAGGATCTTGCTAAACCTCAACTTGAAGCATTTATATCTGAG GTTTCCCAGGCAAAATCCTCATGCAGTGAAGCACTTAAGGAGCTGAAACAATGGATGAAGCCTGAGAGG GTGAGTACTTCAATCACAACATTTCCATCATCAGCAGAGATTTTGCCAGAACCGCTGGGGGTTGTGTTGGTTATCTCAACATGGAACTTTCCTTTCT TGTTATCAATGGATCCGGTTATTGGAGCCATTTCTGCGGGTAATGCAGTGGTCCTTAAACCATCAGAAGTTGCTCCAGCAACATCATCACTTCTTGCAAATTTGGTTGAGCAATATTTAGACAACTCTGCCATCAGAGTTGTTGAAGGAGCTGTTCCTGAAACAACTGCACTCCTGGAGCAGAAGTGGGATAAGATACTTTATACAG GTAGTGCTAGAGTGGGTCGGATTGTCCTGGCAGCAGCTGCAAAGCATCTTACACCAGTGATTCTGGAACTTGGAGGAAAGTGCCCTGCTGTTGTTGAATCAGATGTCAACTTACAA GTTACTGCTAGGAGGATAATAGCTGGCAAGTGGGCATGCAACAGTGGGCAAGCATGCATTGCTGTTGATTATGTCATCACAAGAAAAGAGTTTGCTCCAAAGCTG ATAAGCGCCTTAAAAGATGAATTGGAAGAATTTTTTGGTAAAGATCCATTGGAATCAAAAGACATGTCACGGATTGTGTCTTCTAACCAGTTTGCacggcttgtgaaactcttggATGAGGATAAGGTATCTGACAAAATTGTTTTAGGAGGTCAGAGGGATGAGAAGAAATT AAAAATTTCCCCAACTATCATATTAGGTGTTCCTGAAGATGCTTTGGTAATGCAGGAGGAGATATTTGGGCCAATATTGCCAATCATCACA GTAGACAACATAGAAGATTGCTACAGTATAATCAAATCAAGGCCAAAACCTCTTGCTGCATATCTCTTCACAAACAATGAGCAGCTGAAGAAGGATTATGTGGATAAGATATCGTCGGGAGGGATACTCATCAATGACGCCGTCATCCAT GTTGCAACTCGTGGTTTGCCTTTTGGAGGAGTTGAAGAGAGTGGAATGGGTTGTTACCATGGAAAATTCTCTTTTGATAGTTTCAGTCATAGGAAGTCAGTTCTCTATAGAAGTTTTGATGCAGATTCATCCATAAGGTACCCCCCATACACACCTCAGAAGGAAAAATTATTGAAGGCCATTATCAGTGGCAATATTGTTCAAATAATTCTTGCTCTTTTTGGATGGTCTTAA
- the LOC106769529 gene encoding aldehyde dehydrogenase family 3 member H1 isoform X1, producing MLIYIHVNATYADFKILVLDITTKDLSASCPTMTSLCLGPFLAVSDPVSSRAFGGHITRKCFPKQVHFHSRSVVFSSILCSATLSVLPELEEKQIFDGEKANLLVRDLRKGFDSGRTKSYEWRVSQLEAIIKMLKEREKEITEALYKDLAKPQLEAFISEVSQAKSSCSEALKELKQWMKPERVSTSITTFPSSAEILPEPLGVVLVISTWNFPFLLSMDPVIGAISAGNAVVLKPSEVAPATSSLLANLVEQYLDNSAIRVVEGAVPETTALLEQKWDKILYTGSARVGRIVLAAAAKHLTPVILELGGKCPAVVESDVNLQVTARRIIAGKWACNSGQACIAVDYVITRKEFAPKLISALKDELEEFFGKDPLESKDMSRIVSSNQFARLVKLLDEDKVSDKIVLGGQRDEKKLKISPTIILGVPEDALVMQEEIFGPILPIITVDNIEDCYSIIKSRPKPLAAYLFTNNEQLKKDYVDKISSGGILINDAVIHVATRGLPFGGVEESGMGCYHGKFSFDSFSHRKSVLYRSFDADSSIRYPPYTPQKEKLLKAIISGNIVQIILALFGWS from the exons atgcttatatatatacatgtaaatGCAACTTAtgcagattttaaaattttagttttagacATCACTACCAAAGATTTATCTGCTTCTTGTCCTACCATGACAAGCCTCTGCCTTGGGCCGTTCCTTGCTGTTAG TGACCCAGTTAGTTCAAGAGCCTTTGGAGGCCATATAACCAGAAAGTGCTTCCCCAAGCAAGTTCATTTCCACTCCCGTTCTGTTGTTTTCTCTTCAATCTT ATGTTCTGCAACTCTATCAGTATTGCCAGAATTAGAAGAGAAGCAGATATTTGATGGAGAGAAGGCTAATTTGCTTGTTAGAGATCTCAGAAAGGGCTTTGATTCAGGCAGGACAAAGAGTTATGAATGGAGGGTTTCCCAGTTGGAGGCCATTATTAAGATGttaaaagagagagagaaggaaatTACTGAAGCTCTATATAAGGATCTTGCTAAACCTCAACTTGAAGCATTTATATCTGAG GTTTCCCAGGCAAAATCCTCATGCAGTGAAGCACTTAAGGAGCTGAAACAATGGATGAAGCCTGAGAGG GTGAGTACTTCAATCACAACATTTCCATCATCAGCAGAGATTTTGCCAGAACCGCTGGGGGTTGTGTTGGTTATCTCAACATGGAACTTTCCTTTCT TGTTATCAATGGATCCGGTTATTGGAGCCATTTCTGCGGGTAATGCAGTGGTCCTTAAACCATCAGAAGTTGCTCCAGCAACATCATCACTTCTTGCAAATTTGGTTGAGCAATATTTAGACAACTCTGCCATCAGAGTTGTTGAAGGAGCTGTTCCTGAAACAACTGCACTCCTGGAGCAGAAGTGGGATAAGATACTTTATACAG GTAGTGCTAGAGTGGGTCGGATTGTCCTGGCAGCAGCTGCAAAGCATCTTACACCAGTGATTCTGGAACTTGGAGGAAAGTGCCCTGCTGTTGTTGAATCAGATGTCAACTTACAA GTTACTGCTAGGAGGATAATAGCTGGCAAGTGGGCATGCAACAGTGGGCAAGCATGCATTGCTGTTGATTATGTCATCACAAGAAAAGAGTTTGCTCCAAAGCTG ATAAGCGCCTTAAAAGATGAATTGGAAGAATTTTTTGGTAAAGATCCATTGGAATCAAAAGACATGTCACGGATTGTGTCTTCTAACCAGTTTGCacggcttgtgaaactcttggATGAGGATAAGGTATCTGACAAAATTGTTTTAGGAGGTCAGAGGGATGAGAAGAAATT AAAAATTTCCCCAACTATCATATTAGGTGTTCCTGAAGATGCTTTGGTAATGCAGGAGGAGATATTTGGGCCAATATTGCCAATCATCACA GTAGACAACATAGAAGATTGCTACAGTATAATCAAATCAAGGCCAAAACCTCTTGCTGCATATCTCTTCACAAACAATGAGCAGCTGAAGAAGGATTATGTGGATAAGATATCGTCGGGAGGGATACTCATCAATGACGCCGTCATCCAT GTTGCAACTCGTGGTTTGCCTTTTGGAGGAGTTGAAGAGAGTGGAATGGGTTGTTACCATGGAAAATTCTCTTTTGATAGTTTCAGTCATAGGAAGTCAGTTCTCTATAGAAGTTTTGATGCAGATTCATCCATAAGGTACCCCCCATACACACCTCAGAAGGAAAAATTATTGAAGGCCATTATCAGTGGCAATATTGTTCAAATAATTCTTGCTCTTTTTGGATGGTCTTAA
- the LOC106769529 gene encoding aldehyde dehydrogenase family 3 member H1 isoform X3 has protein sequence MTSLCLGPFLAVSDPVSSRAFGGHITRKCFPKQVHFHSRSVVFSSILCSATLSVLPELEEKQIFDGEKANLLVRDLRKGFDSGRTKSYEWRVSQLEAIIKMLKEREKEITEALYKDLAKPQLEAFISEVSQAKSSCSEALKELKQWMKPERVSTSITTFPSSAEILPEPLGVVLVISTWNFPFLLSMDPVIGAISAGNAVVLKPSEVAPATSSLLANLVEQYLDNSAIRVVEGAVPETTALLEQKWDKILYTGSARVGRIVLAAAAKHLTPVILELGGKCPAVVESDVNLQVTARRIIAGKWACNSGQACIAVDYVITRKEFAPKLISALKDELEEFFGKDPLESKDMSRIVSSNQFARLVKLLDEDKVSDKIVLGGQRDEKKLKISPTIILGVPEDALVMQEEIFGPILPIITVDNIEDCYSIIKSRPKPLAAYLFTNNEQLKKDYVDKISSGGILINDAVIHVATRGLPFGGVEESGMGCYHGKFSFDSFSHRKSVLYRSFDADSSIRYPPYTPQKEKLLKAIISGNIVQIILALFGWS, from the exons ATGACAAGCCTCTGCCTTGGGCCGTTCCTTGCTGTTAG TGACCCAGTTAGTTCAAGAGCCTTTGGAGGCCATATAACCAGAAAGTGCTTCCCCAAGCAAGTTCATTTCCACTCCCGTTCTGTTGTTTTCTCTTCAATCTT ATGTTCTGCAACTCTATCAGTATTGCCAGAATTAGAAGAGAAGCAGATATTTGATGGAGAGAAGGCTAATTTGCTTGTTAGAGATCTCAGAAAGGGCTTTGATTCAGGCAGGACAAAGAGTTATGAATGGAGGGTTTCCCAGTTGGAGGCCATTATTAAGATGttaaaagagagagagaaggaaatTACTGAAGCTCTATATAAGGATCTTGCTAAACCTCAACTTGAAGCATTTATATCTGAG GTTTCCCAGGCAAAATCCTCATGCAGTGAAGCACTTAAGGAGCTGAAACAATGGATGAAGCCTGAGAGG GTGAGTACTTCAATCACAACATTTCCATCATCAGCAGAGATTTTGCCAGAACCGCTGGGGGTTGTGTTGGTTATCTCAACATGGAACTTTCCTTTCT TGTTATCAATGGATCCGGTTATTGGAGCCATTTCTGCGGGTAATGCAGTGGTCCTTAAACCATCAGAAGTTGCTCCAGCAACATCATCACTTCTTGCAAATTTGGTTGAGCAATATTTAGACAACTCTGCCATCAGAGTTGTTGAAGGAGCTGTTCCTGAAACAACTGCACTCCTGGAGCAGAAGTGGGATAAGATACTTTATACAG GTAGTGCTAGAGTGGGTCGGATTGTCCTGGCAGCAGCTGCAAAGCATCTTACACCAGTGATTCTGGAACTTGGAGGAAAGTGCCCTGCTGTTGTTGAATCAGATGTCAACTTACAA GTTACTGCTAGGAGGATAATAGCTGGCAAGTGGGCATGCAACAGTGGGCAAGCATGCATTGCTGTTGATTATGTCATCACAAGAAAAGAGTTTGCTCCAAAGCTG ATAAGCGCCTTAAAAGATGAATTGGAAGAATTTTTTGGTAAAGATCCATTGGAATCAAAAGACATGTCACGGATTGTGTCTTCTAACCAGTTTGCacggcttgtgaaactcttggATGAGGATAAGGTATCTGACAAAATTGTTTTAGGAGGTCAGAGGGATGAGAAGAAATT AAAAATTTCCCCAACTATCATATTAGGTGTTCCTGAAGATGCTTTGGTAATGCAGGAGGAGATATTTGGGCCAATATTGCCAATCATCACA GTAGACAACATAGAAGATTGCTACAGTATAATCAAATCAAGGCCAAAACCTCTTGCTGCATATCTCTTCACAAACAATGAGCAGCTGAAGAAGGATTATGTGGATAAGATATCGTCGGGAGGGATACTCATCAATGACGCCGTCATCCAT GTTGCAACTCGTGGTTTGCCTTTTGGAGGAGTTGAAGAGAGTGGAATGGGTTGTTACCATGGAAAATTCTCTTTTGATAGTTTCAGTCATAGGAAGTCAGTTCTCTATAGAAGTTTTGATGCAGATTCATCCATAAGGTACCCCCCATACACACCTCAGAAGGAAAAATTATTGAAGGCCATTATCAGTGGCAATATTGTTCAAATAATTCTTGCTCTTTTTGGATGGTCTTAA
- the LOC106768676 gene encoding aspartic proteinase Asp1-like: MKMGKAEMLLAMMVLFNVSYCSAWFGNRQKNGRNSILPSQATSSSCPRLLNPAGSSVVIPLHGNVYPVGFYNVTLNIGQPPRPYFLDVDTGSDLTWLQCDAPCTHCSETPHQLYRPSNDFVPCKDPLCASLQPSEDYICENPDQCDYEINYADQYSTLGVLLNDVYLLNFTNGVQLKVRMALGCGYDQVFSPSSYHPLDGILGLGRGKTSLISQLNSQGLVRNVIGHCLSSQGGGYIFFGNAYDSARVTWTPISSLDSKHYSAGPAELVFGGRKTGVGSLTAVFDTGSSYSYFNSHAYQALLSWLKKDLTGKPLKAAPDDQTLPLCWHGRRPFRSIREVRKYFKPVALSFNSGGRVKAQFEIAPEAYLIISNLGNVCLGILDGSEIGLEELNLIGDISMQDKVMVFENEKKLIGWGPADCSRVPKSRGVSI, from the exons atgaagatggGAAAAGCAGAGATGCTGCTTGCAATGATGGTGTTGTTCAACGTGTCTTACTGTTCAGCTTGGTTTGGTAACAGACAAAAAAATGGAAGGAACTCAATTCTTCCAAGTCAAGCCACGTCATCATCATGTCCAAGACTGTTGAATCCTGCTGGCTCTTCTGTTGTGATCCCTCTTCATGGCAACGTTTATCCTGTTGG GTTCTATAATGTTACTCTCAATATCGGTCAGCCACCAAGGCCTTATTTTCTTGATGTGGACACAGGTAGTGACCTCACATGGCTCCAGTGTGATGCCCCTTGCACCCATTGCTCTGAG ACACCCCATCAACTCTACAGGCCTAGCAATGACTTTGTTCCTTGCAAGGATCCTCTTTGTGCATCATTGCAGCCCTCTGAAGACTACATCTGTGAAAACCCTGATCAATGTGactatgaaattaattatgCAGATCAGTACTCAACCTTGGGTGTGCTTCTCAATGATGTCTACCTTCTTAACTTTACCAATGGAGTCCAACTTAAAGTTCGGATGGCACTGGG GTGTGGATATGATCAAGTCTTCTCACCTTCTTCTTACCATCCCTTAGATGGAATACTTGGTCTTGGAAGGGGAAAGACCAGCTTGATATCCCAGCTGAACAGTCAGGGCTTGGTGCGAAATGTGATTGGTCACTGTTTAAGTTCACAAGGAGGAGGGTATATCTTCTTTGGAAATGCATATGACTCTGCTCGAGTCACATGGACTCCAATTTCATCACTAGATTC CAAACATTACTCTGCAGGGCCAGCTGAACTCGTTTTCGGAGGAAGGAAAACTGGCGTTGGAAGTCTGACTGCTGTTTTTGACACGGGGAGTTCTTATAGTTACTTCAACTCTCATGCTTACCAAGCATTACTTTCTTGG CTGAAGAAGGACTTAACTGGAAAGCCCTTGAAAGCAGCACCTGATGATCAGACTTTACCTTTATGCTGGCACGGTAGAAGACCTTTCAGAAGCATACGTGAAGTCCGGAAATACTTCAAGCCCGTGGCACTTAGTTTCAACAGTGGTGGAAGAGTTAAAGCTCAATTTGAGATCGCTCCTGAAGCTTATCTCATAATATCA AACTTGGGAAATGTTTGTCTGGGCATTCTAGACGGTTCTGAAATAGGTTTGGAGGAACTAAACCTAATTGGAG ACATATCCATGCAAGACAAAGTTATGGTATTCGAAAACGAGAAGAAGTTAATTGGTTGGGGACCTGCAGATTGCAGCCGAGTTCCAAAATCCAGAGGTGTCAGTatttga
- the LOC106768677 gene encoding NAC domain-containing protein 2, whose protein sequence is MQGELELPPGFRFHPTDDELVNHYLCRKCAAQSIAAPIIKEIDLYKFDPWQLPDMALYGEKEWYFFSPRDRKYPNGSRPNRAAGTGYWKATGADKPIGKPEARGIKKALVFYAGKAPKGVKTNWIMHEYRLANVDRSASKKNNNLRLDDWVLCRIYNKKGKIEKYNNVDGVVEQKPAKLPEEVLFQHEMKPEIQMYGHDHFRNNQLYMDTSDSVPRLNTDSSCSEHVVSPDGTCEKEVQSEPKWNDLELGPDLVSGYDFNFMELSADDAFAPQAQFQMNQPSTWQDMFAYLPKTF, encoded by the exons ATGCAAGGAGAATTGGAATTACCACCTGGGTTTAGATTCCACCCCACCGACGATGAACTCGTGAATCACTACTTGTGTAGAAAGTGTGCTGCTCAGTCCATTGCCGCTCCCATCATCAAAGAAATCGATTTGTATAAGTTTGATCCATGGCAGCTTCCAG ACATGGCTCTTTACGGTGAGAAAGAGTGGTACTTTTTCTCCCCTCGTGACCGAAAATATCCAAACGGTTCACGACCGAACCGGGCTGCTGGAACCGGGTACTGGAAGGCCACCGGAGCCGATAAACCGATTGGAAAACCGGAAGCCCGTGGAATTAAGAAAGCCCTTGTGTTCTACGCGGGGAAAGCTCCGAAAGGGGTTAAGACAAATTGGATCATGCACGAATATCGCTTAGCCAACGTCGATAGATCTGCCTCcaagaaaaacaacaatttgAGG CTTGATGATTGGGTGCTATGTCGAATTTACAACAAGAAAGGGAAGATTGAGAAGTACAATAATGTCGACGGGGTGGTGGAACAGAAACCGGCGAAATTACCGGAGGAGGTTCTGTTCCAACACGAGATGAAGCCTGAGATCCAGATGTACGGCCACGATCATTTCAGGAACAACCAATTGTACATGGACACGTCGGATTCCGTGCCGAGGTTAAACACGGACTCTAGCTGCTCCGAGCACGTGGTTTCACCGGACGGCACCTGCGAGAAGGAGGTGCAGAGCGAGCCCAAGTGGAACGACCTGGAGTTGGGCCCGGACCTGGTTTCGGGCTACGATTTTAATTTCATGGAGCTGTCAGCAGATGACGCTTTTGCCCCTCAGGCCCAGTTCCAAATGAACCAGCCCTCGACGTGGCAAGATATGTTCGCGTACCTTCCGaagacattttaa
- the LOC106766675 gene encoding protein FAR1-RELATED SEQUENCE 2-like, giving the protein MDGESIDEFNTVDQSFSDIVPTLNMCFDTMEEARKFYCDYGKRCGFGVRTRTSKKDNNNQVYYLRLVCSREGRYVSNIRPEVKTLPSQTKQCHAGITFARKDDKWVVRTVIVEHSHELCPQTSNLICGNKKLNMQAKHTLEVNDDALVYV; this is encoded by the coding sequence ATGGATGGTGAAAGCATTGACGAATTTAATACCGTAGATCAAAGTTTTTCAGATATCGTCCCAACTTTGAACATGTGTTTTGACACTATGGAAGAAGCAAGGAAATTTTATTGTGATTATGGAAAAAGATGTGGTTTTGGTGTTCGAACAAGAACTTCAAAGAAGGACAACAATAACCAAGTGTATTACTTGAGATTAGTATGTTCAAGGGAAGGTAGATATGTTTCTAACATTCGTCCTGAAGTAAAAACTCTACCTAGTCAAACTAAACAATGCCATGCTGGAATCACATTTGCTCGAAAAGATGACAAATGGGTTGTTAGGACTGTTATTGTAGAGCACAGTCATGAGCTGTGTCCACAAACCTCCAATCTCATTTGTGGcaataaaaaattgaacatgCAAGCGAAACACACGTTGGAAGTTAACGATGACGCTTTGGTGTAcgtataa